The Cellulomonas oligotrophica sequence ACTGCCAGTGGTCCGGCCCGGAGCCGGTCCACCCGGGGACCAGGACGTGGTGCACGGGCCGCTCCTCGCACGATCGGGCTGGGTCGGGCTCACCTTGCACCACGGCCGGTGGTCGGACGAGGAGACCCGCGGGTGCGCGCGGCCACTCCCGTCGGGCAGCCGCGCCACGGGCTGCCGCGACGCGAACCGGTGCAGACGCACGCCGAGCAGCGGGTCGTGCCCTGGACGTCGACCGTGCGACGTCGCGCCGCGTGCCGCGCGACCGGTGGTTGCCCGGGGCGATAGCGTCGTCGTGCCGGCACGAGCGCGTCCCGGCACGACGATGAGCAGGGGAGACGTCATGGCAGGGGCAGGTCGGGCACGGGCACGGACGGGTGGCGCGCGCAGGGTCCAGGGGGGCGTCGCGCTCGCGGTCGTGGTGCTGACGGGTGCGGTCGCGGGGTGCGGCACCGGGACCCCGGGCGGTGACGGGACGGCGGTGACGTCGTCGGCGACGTCCTCGGCGAGCGGGACGCCGGAGCCCACGCCGGAGGAGACTCCCGAGGAGTCGCCGACCCCGCAGGTGCCGACGGACGTCACCGCGGACGTGCTGCTGCCCGACGGCTCGTTCGAGTACGCCAACCCCGGCACCGAGCCGGCGAGCGCGACGTCGTGGGTGCTGCCGCAGGACTGCGGGGAGGTCCCGCTGCCGGCGTCGGCGACGGCGAGCGACGGGCTCCGGTACGGCGACGGGCGGCAGGAGTCCGTGGTCGGCCTGCACCAGGTGGTCGTCACGGCCGACGCCGCGGCGGCGACCGCGGTGGCCGACGAGGTCGCCGCGGCGTTCGCGCGGTGCGCGCCGCCGACGGAGAACCCCGGGGCCTACGCGGTGGAGGACGTCGCGGTCGGGGCGCAGGGCACCGGTCTGGCGTGGTCGTACTACCGCACCGGCGAGGTCCGCGACGACGACATCGGCACGTACATGGTCGTGACGCGACGCGGGAACGCCGTCACCCTCGTCGGCACGCTGAGCGGCGAGCCGTCGGTCGCGGTGGCCCGCACGGACGTGACCGCGCTGGCGCAGCAGGCCTGGGAGCTGCTCTGCCGGTACGACGCCGAGGGCTGCTGACGGCAGCCCTGCGGGTGGCCCGGGCCCGCGCGGCCCGGGACACCCGTCAGCCGTTCGTGACGTCGGCGTAGGCGGCGACCTGCGCAGCCTCCTCGGTGAGGGCGTCGGCGTCGACCAGGTCGGCGGCGCCCTCGCCCAGGGTCGTCGTCCAGGCGTCGACGACGTCCTCGAGGGTGCCCGATGTGAACAGGTCGGCTCGCAGGTCCTCGGTGGCCTGGTCGTACAGCGCCTCGAACGACGCGATGGAGTGGAACCGCTCGGCGAGGGGGTTCGACGCCCCGCCGAACCCGCCCCCCGGGCCGCCGCCCGCGGCGTCGCCGCCCGCGCCACGGTCACCCGGGCGTCCGGCACCGTCGGGCAGGTCGGTCGGCATGTCGGTGGGGAAGCCCTCGGGCAGGTCCGTGGGCATGTCGGTGGGGAACCCCTCGGGGCGCTCGCCGTCGGTCGGCGGCTGCATCCCCTCCGGCGCCCCGCCGCCCCCGCCGCCCGGCCCGCCGTTCTGCACCCCGAACGTCAGGTTGTGGTCCCACGCGACGACCGTGAACACCCCGGTCGCGACGTCGTAGGCCAGGTAGGAGTTGTTGCCGGGCCCGTCGATGTCGTCGAAGTTGTCCATGAGGTCCTCCAGCGCCAGGTACCGGGCGAGCTGCTCGACGTCGACGTGCTCGTCCAGCTCGGCCTCCAGCTCGGCGTCGGTGGCCTCGTCGAGGAAGACCATGAGGTCGGCGACGGGCTGCCAGTCCTCCTCGCCGGCCTCGACGTCGAACGCCTCGGTGTAGGCGGTCGGGTCGGTGCCGCGGTTCGACCAGTCCCCGTCGGCGTCGGACTTGTAGAGGATGGTCTCGCCGTCGAACGTGGCCTCGGCCCACTGCTCGTCCATGACCTCGACGACGGCGTGCAACGACGCGTCGCCGCCGTTCGCGCTCACGCGGGTGGCCGCGACGCGGGACGTCTCCAGGTCGGCCTCGGCGAGCAGCGTCATCGCGACGAGCTCGTTGATCGAGGTCTGCGTGGTGCTGGACCGCACCGCCAGGCGCGTGACGCCGTCGAGCTCCTGGCCCTCGACCCACTTGTCGAGGCGGACGAGCCACGGCAGGTCCTGCGCCGGGGTGTCCGCCGTGACCTCGCGCAGCGTCGAGTTGCCCTTGAGGCGCAGGCCGACGTCCTCGAACGTCGTCCCGTCGATGGTCACGTCACCGTGCACCCAGACCTTCTCGCCGTCCGTGAGGTATCCGTCGAGGGCCTCGTCCAGCGCGTCGTCGGTGAGGACGAGGTCGATCTCGTGGACGCGCGAGGTGTCGAAGAACCCGTCGGTCGTGGCCTGCGTCGCCGACGACCCGTCGGAGGGTGCGCACCCCGCGAGGGTCAGGGCGACGGCAAGGACGAGCGCGGTGGTCGCGCGGGGGGTGCGAGATGGCACGGCGGGCTCCGGGGCGTCGAGGGGCGCACCATCGTGCGCGCACCACCCGGACGCCGGCCCGGTGCCGGCTGTGCCGGACCTGTGCGTGCGAACGCGGGCCGGTCAGGGGGCCAGGGCGGACGTCACGCGGACCACGTCGACGGTGCACAGCGGGGGGAGGGACTCCGCGCACTCGTCGATCCACACCTCGACAGTGGCCCCGTCGGGCACGGCCGCGGGATCGACGGGGTGCCCGTCGGCGTCGACCAGCGCCGTGTCGTCGAGGTGCAGGGACATGCCGTCGTGGCCGTCGTCGGAGGCGTCGGCGAGCAGGGCGTCGTCGGGGTCGGTCGCCCGGTCGACCGTGCCGGTCAGGTCGGGCGCGCCGCCCTGCGAGGTGGGCAGGTCCCCGGCAGCGGCACCGGGGGAGGAGGCGCAGCCGGCCAGGAGGGCGAGCACCACGAGCAGGACCACGCCCGGGCGGTACGTCGTGCCGGTCGGTGCCACGGTGCCTCCTCCTGGGCACGGCGTGCCCTCTGCCCGGCCTGTGTGCCGGGGCGCCGTGGTCTTGCGTCGGTGGCCGTGGCTACCCTCGGGAAGGTGCACAGGATCTTCGGGACGCCGGTCAGCTCCGTGTACCCGCTGTACGTGACGAAGGCGGAGCGCAAGGGGCGCACCAGGGCCGAGGTCGACGAGGTCCTGCGGTGGCTGACGGGCTTCGACGACGCCGAGCTGGCGGAGCACCTCGCGGCGGGCACCACGTTCGCGGACTTCTTCGCGGCCGCGCGGCTCAACCCGGCGGTCGACCGGATCACCGGGGTGGTCTGCGGGGTGCGGGTCGAGGACGTCGAGGACCCCCTGATGCAGAAGATCCGCTACCTCGACAAGCTCGTCGACGAGCTGGCCAAGGGCCGCCCGATGGCCAAGGTGCTGAGGGCGTGACGTCCCGGGGGTGACGCCCTCAGCGTCGCCGCCCGGCACGGGCGGCGAAGGCGTCCATGGCGTCGAGCACGTCGTCCGCCTGCCAGGTCCGGGCCCGGTGGCCTGCGGACGGTGCCCGCAGCACCCCGGCGTCCTCGAGCACCTCGATCGCGTTGCGCGCTCCCCGGTCGGAGACGCCGAGCTGTGCCGCGACGTGCTCGGCGGTGACGACGGGCTGGGCGAACAGGTGGTCGGCGAGGCGCCAGGCCGTCGAGTCCGACCGGGCCGTGATCCGTTCGCGCCACGCGTCGCGTGCGCGCGTGACGTCCGCCGCAAGGGCGCGCCCGTTGGTCGTGGCCGCGGTCGCCGCCCGAGCGACCTGCTCGACGATCGGGTCGGGGTCGCCGGCACGGCTGGCCTGCAGCGCCCGGAAGTAGGCCTCGGGGTCGCGCAGGAGACCGGCAGACACGGGGACGGTGGTGTGCAGCGCCAGCCCGCGGCGCCGCAGGACCGTGTGCAGCAGCACGCGACCCGTCCGCCCGTTGCCGTCGACGAAGGGATGGATGGTCTCGAGGTGCGCGTGCACGAGGGCTGCGTGGACGAGCACCGGCAGATCCTCCCGGGCGGCGAAGGTGACCAGGTCCTCGACGGCAGCCGGCACCCGGGCGTGGTGCGGCGGGACGAAGTCGGCGCCGTGCGGGCTCAGCGAGGACGCTCCGATCCACACCTGTTCGGTCCGCCACCGACCGGCGACGTCGGGGGCCGACCCGGCGAGGAGGGCTCGGTGCACGTCGAGGATGCCGGCGGCGGTCAGGTCGTCTCCTGCGGCCAGCGCGCTCGACATGGCTCGGACGTTGGCCGCGACGAGGTCGGCGTTCTGCCGCGACGGTGCACCGAGGGACGCGAGTGCGAGGTTGCGGGCGTTGGTGGTGAGGTGCTCGATCTGCGAGCTCGAGGCGGACTCCGTCCGGAGCAGCACCGTCGGCATCGGGACGGGGAGCGACGCCATCTCGACGTCGAAGCGTGCGACGTCCAGCGAGGCCTCCTCGGCGATCTGCAGGACGGCCGGGTCGACGCGGGGGACGGCGTCGGCGACGAGCGGGACGACGGCGGCGCGGTACGGGCGCGACACACGGCGCCGCTGGAACGGGTCGAGGTGCGGGTTCGTCGCCGTCCACGCGTGCTCCTCGGTGGTGACGGCCGGCCAGGCGGTCCCGTCCTCGTCGCGCGGGGCGTCGCCCATCCTGCACCTCCGTCGTCCTGAGTTGAAGGCTAGACCATGAGCCTTCAACTTCGGGGGAGCTGCGTGAAGGCTAGGGGCCGAGCCTTCTCCCCGGAGACGGCGCCGTGCAGGATGTGCGGCCGGCCCGCCCGCGGACGGGCCGGCCGCACGCCGGTCAGTACACGTACGGCCAGGCGCTGGAGTCCCAGCCCAGCAGGTTCAGGCCGAGCCGCGGCGTGCCCGTCGACGTGTAGTAGTGGTACGTCAGGACGTCGGCGTCCGCGTCGGTGAAGACCCCCGGGTGCCCGGGGCCGTAGACGCTGCCGTGGCTCGCCAGGATCTCCGTGCCGCCACCGGCGGTCATCAGGGTGCCCGCGCGGTCGCGGTACGGGCCGGTGATGGACGTCGAGCGCCCGACCATCGTGCGGTACGTGCTGTCCGCGCCGCGGCAGCACAGGTCGAACGAGACGAACAGGTAGTAGTAGCCGCCGCGCCGGAAGATCGTCGGCGCCTCGACCGAACCGCCCGCCGTGGGGCGGCTGGCGAGGGAGTGCACGGTCGTCTGGGTCGTGGAGCGCAGGCCGGTCTCGGAGTTGAGCCGGATCATCTTGATGCCGGACCAGAACGAGCCGAACGACAGCCACCAGGCGCCGGACGCGTCGACCGTCAGGCTCGGGTCGATGGCGTTGTAGGTGCTGGACGTCGTCGTCTCGATGATCCTGCCGCGGTGCGTCCACGTGCCCGGCATCGCGGTCGGGCTGGTGGCGAGGAAGATCGCCGACCGGTTGGAGCCGAACGACGACGCCGAGTAGTACAGGTAGTACTGGCCGTTGCGGTACGACAGGTCGGGCGCCCACAGCGCCGTCGGGTCCGACGGGTCGGTGTACGGCAGCGTCCAGGACGCGCCGTTCGGGAACACCTTGCCCACGTGCGTGAAGCGCGTGCGGTCGGTCGACGTGCGCACGTCGAGGTTCTGCCCGGTGGAGATGACGACGTACGTGCCGTCGGGCCGCTTGACCATCGTCGGGTCGTGCACCGGGCTGACGCTGCCGGTGACGGCACCGGGCCCGGGGTACGTCGCGGCGACCGCGGGCGACGTGCCGGCGCCCGTGACGGCCAGGGCGGCGAGCGCGACGGCGACCACGGCGGCACGCAGCCCTCCGGGGCGCCGTCGACGCCCGGGCTCGGGCGTGGGGTGGGTCTGCATGGGAGATCCCTTCAGCCGTGCGAGCGTCCGCGCGACGGGGCGCGGGCCCGCGTCGAGGGCCCCGGCGGTGCGCGCCGACCCTCGGGCGGCCGTGCGACCGGCCGTCGCGGCGCTGTGCCGGTCCGGCGCACGGGGTGCTCGTGGGGGAGCACTGCCTCATGCGTAATGGCACGTCAGAAGCGTTGTCAACGATGTAAATCGCTTCATCATCAACCCCTCATCAGCCCGTGCGACGCCGAGGTGCGTGCCCGGGGCCGGTGCGAGCCGCTCAGCCCGACGCGCCGACGACGCGCACGCGCTCGATCCCGCACTGCACGGGGGACGACTCGGCGCAGGCGTCGGACGTCCACACCTCGACCTGCGCGCCGTCGAGGACGTCCTGCGGCGCCAGCGCCGCGCCGTCCTCGTCGACGAGGTCCGCCTCGTCGAGCAGCAGGTCCATGCCCTCGTAGTAGTCGTCCGACGCGTCCACGAGCGTGCCGACCGGCCCGTCGCGCTCGACCGTGCCGGTCACGTCGGGCCCGCCGAGGTCGACGTCGACGCCGCACCCCGTCAGGAGGGACAGGGCGACGGCGCCGACGAGGGCCGCCCGTACGGTGGTGCTCACAGGACCTCCTGGTGCGCGAGGTCCCAGCCTGCCGCGCGGCACCGCACGCGCGCCACCCGGCGTCAGGGCCGCTGGGGGTAGGTGCCCTGCAGGGCGATGATGAAGCTCAGCGTCGTGTACGGCGGCATGTTGGGGTGCGCGCCGCCGTCGCCCGCAGGCGCCACCGCGGTGCCGGACATCGTCGTCGCCGGTGTCGTGCCGTACAGGCGCTCGGTCGCGCGCCCGCGCCGGGAGACCGCCCACCGGGCGCCCGACGGGTTGCCCGCCGTCCCGGCCGAGCCCGTCGCCTGCGCCGTGTGCGTGTGCGCGGGCAGCTGATCGGCGGTGAGCGTGACGCTCTCGGCACCGGCCCGGTCGCCGACCTCGAACGACGACAGCCCCGCGCCCTGCCCGACGCCCACGGGGCTGGCGCCCTGCAGGTCCGGCAGCGCGAACGTCGAGCTGCCGTTGCCGCCGAAGCTCGTGCCGAGCAGCGAGAACAGGGCGGTGTTCTGCGCCAGCGGCATGAGCTGGCCGTTGCAGAAGGCCCACCCGCCCGGGGCGAACGTCCCGGCGAACATGCGGATCTCCCCGACGAACGGCTCACCGCCGGCGCCACCGTCGTGGGAGGGGAAGACGCCCTGCGTCGCGATCGCGTACGTCATCGTCAGGTACGGCGGCATGTTCGCGTGGGGCTGCCCGCCGCCGACCGCCGTGACGGCGTCCGCGGCGAGCGCGACCTGCGACGACGGGCCGTAGTGCGGCTGCGTGGTCGCGGCCCAGAGGGCGCCTCCCGGGGCGGTGGCCGTCGCCGCGGCGGCCGCGCGGGGTGCGTGGGTGTGCGCCGGCAGCTGCCCGCCCGTCAGCTGCACCGACTCCGTGCCGCCCTGCGCGCCTGCCGTACGACCCGCGCCCGCGTGCAGCGGGACGCGGCCGCGCAGGTCGGGCAGGGCGAAGACCGTCTGCCCGTTGCCCCCGTAGGTCGTCCCGAGCAGCGCGAACAGCGCCTGGTTCTGCTGGATCGGCAGGAGCTGCCCCTGGCAGGCCAGCCAGCCCTGGGGCACGAACGACAACGGGAAGAGGCGGATCTCGGCGAGCAGCGGTTCCAACGGGACTCCTCAGGCCGGGGCCGGGTAGACCCCGGACAACGAGATCATCATCTGCACCGCGAGCACCGGGGAGCGGTTCTCGTGGGGCTGCGAGCCGCCCGCCTGTGCGAGCGCCCCGGGTGCCAAGGACGCGTCGCCGGTGCCGTCGCCGAAGGGGGTGCCGTCGGCCGCGGCCCACGTGCCGTCCGCGGGGTCGCCGGTGGTCGCGGCCGCGACGGACCCGAGCGCGGTGTGCCGGTGGGAGGGCATCTGCTGCACCGTGAGCGTGACCTCCTCCTGCCCGCCGGTCTGGCCCAGGACGTACGCCTGGCCGCTGCTGGTGGAGGTGCCGGCGCCGACGGGCGTGCGCCCGCGCAGGTCGGGGACCGCGAAGCTCTCCTGCCCGTCCCCGCCGAACGTCGTGCCGATGAGCGTGAACAGCGCGTCGTGCTCGCTGATGGGCAGCAGGCGCCCGTCGCACGGGACCCAGCCCAGCGGGACGAACGTGCCTGCGAACATGCGGATCTCGCCGAGGTACGGCGTCATGCGGGACCTCCGTGGCAGGTGCGGGCGCGTCGCGCGGTCACACGGACCGGTCCACGACGGCCTCGAGCGTGCGCCCCTCGTGCCCGACCGGTCCCAGGTGGACCAGCAGGTCTCCGTCGGCGTGGTGCAGGGTGCGGGTCGCCGACGGCAGGTCGTCCGTGCCGTCGGCGGTGAACCGCAGCCTGAACCGGGCGTCGTCGGCGGCGTCGACCGCCGCG is a genomic window containing:
- a CDS encoding CotH kinase family protein; this translates as MPSRTPRATTALVLAVALTLAGCAPSDGSSATQATTDGFFDTSRVHEIDLVLTDDALDEALDGYLTDGEKVWVHGDVTIDGTTFEDVGLRLKGNSTLREVTADTPAQDLPWLVRLDKWVEGQELDGVTRLAVRSSTTQTSINELVAMTLLAEADLETSRVAATRVSANGGDASLHAVVEVMDEQWAEATFDGETILYKSDADGDWSNRGTDPTAYTEAFDVEAGEEDWQPVADLMVFLDEATDAELEAELDEHVDVEQLARYLALEDLMDNFDDIDGPGNNSYLAYDVATGVFTVVAWDHNLTFGVQNGGPGGGGGGAPEGMQPPTDGERPEGFPTDMPTDLPEGFPTDMPTDLPDGAGRPGDRGAGGDAAGGGPGGGFGGASNPLAERFHSIASFEALYDQATEDLRADLFTSGTLEDVVDAWTTTLGEGAADLVDADALTEEAAQVAAYADVTNG
- a CDS encoding DUF2200 domain-containing protein; this encodes MHRIFGTPVSSVYPLYVTKAERKGRTRAEVDEVLRWLTGFDDAELAEHLAAGTTFADFFAAARLNPAVDRITGVVCGVRVEDVEDPLMQKIRYLDKLVDELAKGRPMAKVLRA
- a CDS encoding Fic family protein, with the protein product MGDAPRDEDGTAWPAVTTEEHAWTATNPHLDPFQRRRVSRPYRAAVVPLVADAVPRVDPAVLQIAEEASLDVARFDVEMASLPVPMPTVLLRTESASSSQIEHLTTNARNLALASLGAPSRQNADLVAANVRAMSSALAAGDDLTAAGILDVHRALLAGSAPDVAGRWRTEQVWIGASSLSPHGADFVPPHHARVPAAVEDLVTFAAREDLPVLVHAALVHAHLETIHPFVDGNGRTGRVLLHTVLRRRGLALHTTVPVSAGLLRDPEAYFRALQASRAGDPDPIVEQVARAATAATTNGRALAADVTRARDAWRERITARSDSTAWRLADHLFAQPVVTAEHVAAQLGVSDRGARNAIEVLEDAGVLRAPSAGHRARTWQADDVLDAMDAFAARAGRRR
- a CDS encoding arabinan endo-1,5-alpha-L-arabinosidase is translated as MQTHPTPEPGRRRRPGGLRAAVVAVALAALAVTGAGTSPAVAATYPGPGAVTGSVSPVHDPTMVKRPDGTYVVISTGQNLDVRTSTDRTRFTHVGKVFPNGASWTLPYTDPSDPTALWAPDLSYRNGQYYLYYSASSFGSNRSAIFLATSPTAMPGTWTHRGRIIETTTSSTYNAIDPSLTVDASGAWWLSFGSFWSGIKMIRLNSETGLRSTTQTTVHSLASRPTAGGSVEAPTIFRRGGYYYLFVSFDLCCRGADSTYRTMVGRSTSITGPYRDRAGTLMTAGGGTEILASHGSVYGPGHPGVFTDADADVLTYHYYTSTGTPRLGLNLLGWDSSAWPYVY
- a CDS encoding phage tail protein codes for the protein MEPLLAEIRLFPLSFVPQGWLACQGQLLPIQQNQALFALLGTTYGGNGQTVFALPDLRGRVPLHAGAGRTAGAQGGTESVQLTGGQLPAHTHAPRAAAAATATAPGGALWAATTQPHYGPSSQVALAADAVTAVGGGQPHANMPPYLTMTYAIATQGVFPSHDGGAGGEPFVGEIRMFAGTFAPGGWAFCNGQLMPLAQNTALFSLLGTSFGGNGSSTFALPDLQGASPVGVGQGAGLSSFEVGDRAGAESVTLTADQLPAHTHTAQATGSAGTAGNPSGARWAVSRRGRATERLYGTTPATTMSGTAVAPAGDGGAHPNMPPYTTLSFIIALQGTYPQRP
- a CDS encoding phage tail protein → MTPYLGEIRMFAGTFVPLGWVPCDGRLLPISEHDALFTLIGTTFGGDGQESFAVPDLRGRTPVGAGTSTSSGQAYVLGQTGGQEEVTLTVQQMPSHRHTALGSVAAATTGDPADGTWAAADGTPFGDGTGDASLAPGALAQAGGSQPHENRSPVLAVQMMISLSGVYPAPA